One segment of Bacteroides caecimuris DNA contains the following:
- a CDS encoding RagB/SusD family nutrient uptake outer membrane protein, translated as MKIKRLYLLGIGLMFTSQFLTSCHDLLEKDPTDSYSETVAWSSESSLDMYVTYLYKPLNGLSNFSSLSLTDGYTDLVKYGNGVPQTWSAHNKILLQQNTITSDNNPMSSWGLYTDIFRENVFLRNAGIYGSKFSEDFLNIRIAEIRFIRAVNYARMIRIFGGVILRDETNGVDSEGQKDKARATEAESWDFVLKDLEFAARHLPKEWDSKWDGRLTKGAAYAYMCRTALFAKRWDVAITAADEIKKLNKYDLMENYEDVFKVAGNKEIIFAIAYKIPDMPHYFDRYFAPDGKQGIRRAVPTSELVDSYDMADGTPFSWSGSMANDPYVGREPRFYASIIYNGATWKEKKIYTYVDAENGFAAYRDNMNPGEKQTVTGYFIRKYLQENNADFDDKGSDQFWIEMRYAEVLLNLAEALAEQDYSKNQDDALKALNEVRERVNLPKRTTEEAPDKDSFMKLLRKERICELAFEGFRYWDLRRWRLAGEVIDGKQAHGTKITKKDDNTYTYEQVSCDDNINRFFPERYYLLPIPVDEIQNNPLCENNAPW; from the coding sequence ATGAAAATAAAAAGATTATATCTATTAGGGATAGGGCTGATGTTTACGTCACAGTTTCTAACCTCATGCCATGATTTGTTGGAGAAAGATCCCACAGACTCATACTCAGAAACAGTAGCCTGGAGTTCGGAATCTTCTTTGGATATGTATGTGACTTACTTATATAAGCCTCTTAATGGCTTATCCAACTTTTCTTCTTTATCCTTAACCGATGGATATACCGATTTAGTAAAATATGGAAATGGAGTTCCACAGACATGGAGTGCTCATAATAAGATTCTGTTACAGCAAAATACAATAACATCAGATAATAACCCGATGTCATCATGGGGACTTTATACTGACATATTTAGAGAAAATGTATTCCTACGTAATGCCGGTATTTATGGCAGTAAGTTTAGTGAAGATTTTCTCAATATCCGTATTGCTGAGATTCGTTTTATTCGGGCTGTGAATTATGCACGAATGATTAGAATTTTCGGAGGTGTTATACTTCGTGATGAAACCAATGGAGTCGATTCAGAAGGGCAAAAAGATAAAGCGAGGGCAACTGAAGCTGAATCATGGGATTTTGTTCTGAAAGATTTGGAATTTGCTGCAAGACATCTTCCGAAAGAATGGGATAGTAAATGGGATGGGCGCCTAACTAAAGGAGCTGCGTATGCTTATATGTGTCGTACAGCACTTTTTGCAAAACGTTGGGATGTTGCTATTACCGCTGCTGATGAGATTAAAAAACTCAATAAGTATGACTTAATGGAGAATTATGAAGATGTATTCAAAGTGGCAGGTAATAAAGAAATTATTTTCGCTATAGCATACAAAATCCCAGATATGCCTCATTATTTTGATCGTTACTTTGCTCCTGACGGTAAACAGGGAATAAGAAGAGCTGTCCCAACAAGTGAACTAGTTGATTCTTACGATATGGCCGACGGAACTCCTTTCTCATGGAGTGGATCTATGGCTAATGATCCTTATGTTGGTCGCGAACCTCGTTTCTATGCATCCATTATATACAATGGAGCGACTTGGAAAGAAAAGAAAATCTATACTTATGTAGATGCTGAAAATGGTTTCGCTGCTTATAGAGATAACATGAATCCGGGCGAAAAACAAACAGTTACCGGATACTTTATCAGAAAATATCTACAAGAAAACAATGCTGATTTTGATGACAAAGGAAGCGATCAATTTTGGATTGAAATGCGCTATGCGGAGGTTTTGTTAAATTTGGCCGAAGCCTTGGCGGAACAGGATTATAGCAAAAATCAGGATGATGCTTTAAAAGCACTCAACGAAGTCAGAGAACGTGTTAATTTACCCAAACGCACTACAGAGGAAGCTCCGGATAAAGATTCATTTATGAAACTATTACGTAAAGAACGTATCTGCGAATTAGCGTTTGAAGGATTCCGTTATTGGGATTTACGCAGATGGCGTTTGGCAGGAGAAGTCATTGATGGTAAGCAGGCACATGGAACAAAAATCACCAAAAAAGACGACAATACTTATACCTACGAACAAGTGTCATGTGAT